GCCTGGTGAGTCCCGTCTGGTGGAGGATGTTTCCCTCTTCTGCTGCATTctgatttcttcctttccactgctgttccctgcagccctcccgGATCTGTCTGGTGTCCACCAGGTCACGGGCACATGGATGGGATCCACAACTGTACCGTGTACCTATGTGTCTTCAGAAGGTTTCACACAGCAAACGCTCAGCTGGAGCGTGGAGCGGGACTCCAGCATCTCCACCATCTTCCGGAGGGATGGCTCTGGTGACCACATCTTGCTGGCTAAATTTCGAGGCCGAGTCAGCGTCCCAAAGAACAGCCCAGGGGACGCCTCACTCCTCATTGAGAACCTTGAAATGCCTGACAATGGACACTACACCTGTCAAGTCATCTGGAGGTCTAGAGATAATAGCTTGATAACAAGAGAGGTGACCACTACAGTCAAAGTTGTCAAAGGTAAATGTAGCAGTAAAGCCCTGCTCTTGTGCAGCCAGGTTAAGCCAAAAGAAGGCAGGGGAACCAGCTTTGGTGCGAATGGTCTTTCACACCACACTGTCTGACCCATCCAGGTGGGGGGTTGAAGCATTTGCCTCTCTTGCTGTGTTGGTAAACCCTCTCAACACGTGGAGGTGTAGGAATGAACTGGAGAAGGGAGACAGTGTAGAGCCCAAGCTGGATCTATTGATGGGCAGTTGAACCCATGATGTTTGAGATAATATCCAGAGATATTGTGCAGGCAGCCAATATTTCTGTGGTTGTCATAGTAAGTGGGTGTTGTGTGAGCCAACTCCCTTTCCTGAGCATCCTCAGTGTGTGCTAGAAAAAAGTCTTTCTACAAGGGGGCCACCCACCCAAGAGAGCAGGACTTCGGGAAAGGGCAGCAGCAATGGTGACACAGCTGGTGTAACCTGGATTAACACACAGGTGATATGAACTTAGCCTGTGCAGGAAAATTATGTgaaagctgagctgctgcctcctggggAGGCGCCAGCACCAAGAGCGGGAACTCCTGTGGCAGGGGGACTGCTGTCCCCACCGCAGCCAGGGCTCCGTGACCTGGGCCCCTCTGCTTTGTCTTGCAGTGGCAGCCACCAAGCCCATCATCAGAGCTGGAGAGCCGGGGCTGACGCTCCCGGCCGGggccagcaccagcctgacctGCGAGGCCCGCGGGTCCCCTCCCATCAGCTACCGCTGGTTCCGGAGCGCCCCTGCGGGCAGGGCCGAGCTCCTGAGCACTGCGGCAGAGCTGGCGTGGCCCAGCCTGCGGCCCTCGGACAGCGGCACGTACTTCTGCGAGGCGGAGAAcagggccggggccggggccgtgcAGCGCAGCGATGCCGTGCAGCTGACCGTGACAGGTGAGTGCCACGGCTGCCGGGAGAACAGCCCTCTGCAGGGCGAAGGAGCAGCATCCTACTCCCCTGCCCGCAAAGAGGGAAATGCCGAACGCCTTCAGCACTCTGGCACATCCCGCCCCGCTGGCTCCAGCCTGTGCCCTTCTTTATTTCCTGTATTCAGTTTCCTCTTCTTTGAGGAACTGCTCTTTCCTGATGCAAAAGAGGATTTCTACTTCAAACATTTGGGTGTTTATTCCTCTGTGGCTTGTCTGAAGTTCTCCCTGGCTCTCTAATGCTGCCCACTGCAGTTTCAGCAAGTTTAGACAAGGAGGCAGGGCTTTCTTTTGAGAACAAGGAACAAGTGAGTGGCAATTCAGTGGCAGAACAAACCAAACTGGCCTTTGCTCCCCACCACCAGCTGCATGTCTCAGGGACACATTGCACTTCACACACACCGGGCTCTGACACCTCCAAGCTCTGCAGGACACGCTGGACTCCACGGCctcagaggccttttccaatGGGAATGACTCCGTGAGGGGTGCCTTAGTGGTGGGAAACTTGCAGCTCTCCTTGGCTGCTTGCTCCATCAGAGAGGTGTGAAGCCCCTGCTGGCAGAGCCAAGCACAGACAGCACACAGTGGCCTGTGCGAGAggcagagcctgctgagctcccagGCATGAAGCTTTGGCTGAAGCCCTGTGGTGCTTTTCCCAGCAGTCACACATTGGAGGGAACAGCACGGGAacagggctgcaggtgctggctaacgctgctggcacagcatccCCCTCCTGTCAGCTGAGGGGGcagcttcctcctgctcctATCCCACCTGTGGGGAACTCTGTatcccagcagcatctccaTCATGCTCAAACCCCTGTATAagcctctctctccctccccctcaCCTTGCAGATCTGCTCACAACAACAGCAGCCTTGCAGAGGAATGTGGGAACCATAGGGGGACACCACTCAACCACAGGTCAGGGTGAGAGCGGTGACAGGGAGCACACTGTGACAGGTGAGTTCCCAGGCCAGGG
This genomic window from Prinia subflava isolate CZ2003 ecotype Zambia chromosome Z, Cam_Psub_1.2, whole genome shotgun sequence contains:
- the LOC134564388 gene encoding V-set and immunoglobulin domain-containing protein 4-like isoform X1, with product MGEVGWIVVFVMTFISCNALPDLSGVHQVTGTWMGSTTVPCTYVSSEGFTQQTLSWSVERDSSISTIFRRDGSGDHILLAKFRGRVSVPKNSPGDASLLIENLEMPDNGHYTCQVIWRSRDNSLITREVTTTVKVVKVAATKPIIRAGEPGLTLPAGASTSLTCEARGSPPISYRWFRSAPAGRAELLSTAAELAWPSLRPSDSGTYFCEAENRAGAGAVQRSDAVQLTVTDLLTTTAALQRNVGTIGGHHSTTGQGESGDREHTVTDPVPTTQVSRMDSAPVGPFTDTGSPRVAPSPLLYGLAAALGGAALGALLAAALSWWRRRRRKEEPLYAVAFHSTADVALLPTEVEVPVKCQHEEMRSNAEKNPMKDRKSPEYENLVTAMESQYETEGI
- the LOC134564388 gene encoding V-set and immunoglobulin domain-containing protein 4-like isoform X2, which produces MGEVGWIVVFVMTFISCNALPDLSGVHQVTGTWMGSTTVPCTYVSSEGFTQQTLSWSVERDSSISTIFRRDGSGDHILLAKFRGRVSVPKNSPGDASLLIENLEMPDNGHYTCQVIWRSRDNSLITREVTTTVKVVKVAATKPIIRAGEPGLTLPAGASTSLTCEARGSPPISYRWFRSAPAGRAELLSTAAELAWPSLRPSDSGTYFCEAENRAGAGAVQRSDAVQLTVTDLLTTTAALQRNVGTIGGHHSTTGQGESGDREHTVTGSPRVAPSPLLYGLAAALGGAALGALLAAALSWWRRRRRKEEPLYAVAFHSTADVALLPTEVEVPVKCQHEEMRSNAEKNPMKDRKSPEYENLVTAMESQYETEGI